A region of Reichenbachiella carrageenanivorans DNA encodes the following proteins:
- the rodA gene encoding rod shape-determining protein RodA, translating into MRGESILDRVDWVTISLYLAMVLLGWSSIYAAIFDEENAASLFSLAYNPGKQLVWIGTAMVMIIGVMSLDFKFYDYSAYFIYGAVILLLIAVLTTGTVVAGSKSWFQIGSFRLQPAEFAKFATALALAKYLGDVHVKFENPKTQLIALAILGGPMLLILLQGDAGSAMVFGSFLIVLFREGMSPIYFILGFAFVLLFILTLLVSKTVLFIATTVICVIMIGVSFKQPKRILATVVLGAMVFATVVSVDFLMTSVLKPHQRSRLISLVNPDADPLGAGWNVTQSKIAIGSGGFFGKGFLQGTQTKFDFVPEQSTDFIFCTIGEEQGWFGSLVLIALFVTLLIRISIIAERQKSKFARIYAYGVLSVFFFHFAVNIAMTIGFFPVIGIPLPFFSYGGSSLWSFTILLFILIKLDSHRMQILMR; encoded by the coding sequence ATGAGAGGAGAGAGTATATTAGATCGAGTGGATTGGGTCACGATTAGTTTATACCTGGCGATGGTTTTGCTGGGCTGGTCTAGTATATATGCCGCTATTTTCGATGAAGAAAATGCTGCCAGCCTTTTTTCATTGGCTTACAATCCAGGCAAACAATTGGTTTGGATAGGAACAGCCATGGTCATGATCATTGGGGTGATGAGTTTAGATTTCAAATTCTACGACTATTCGGCCTATTTCATTTATGGAGCAGTGATCCTTTTGCTCATAGCCGTGCTTACTACGGGTACTGTGGTGGCGGGGTCAAAATCATGGTTTCAGATTGGTAGTTTCAGATTACAGCCTGCAGAGTTTGCCAAATTTGCCACAGCATTGGCATTAGCCAAATACTTGGGCGATGTACATGTGAAATTTGAAAACCCTAAAACGCAGCTAATCGCCTTGGCGATATTAGGAGGGCCTATGTTACTTATTCTTTTACAGGGAGACGCAGGGTCGGCTATGGTATTTGGATCATTTCTCATTGTATTGTTTAGAGAGGGTATGTCCCCTATTTATTTCATACTTGGGTTCGCGTTTGTGCTCTTGTTTATACTGACGCTGCTTGTCAGCAAAACGGTCTTATTTATCGCTACTACTGTGATTTGTGTAATTATGATTGGCGTATCTTTTAAGCAGCCCAAGCGAATATTGGCTACAGTGGTACTCGGTGCCATGGTGTTTGCTACGGTGGTCAGTGTGGACTTTTTGATGACCAGTGTGCTTAAGCCTCACCAGCGCAGTAGATTGATCTCATTGGTAAACCCTGATGCTGATCCGCTCGGTGCTGGATGGAATGTAACGCAGTCTAAGATCGCAATTGGTTCGGGAGGTTTCTTTGGCAAAGGTTTTTTGCAAGGCACGCAGACCAAGTTTGATTTTGTGCCTGAGCAGAGCACGGATTTTATCTTTTGTACGATTGGAGAGGAGCAGGGCTGGTTTGGCAGTTTGGTGTTGATTGCATTATTTGTGACACTTTTGATTAGAATCTCAATTATTGCCGAAAGGCAAAAATCTAAGTTTGCACGAATTTATGCCTATGGTGTTTTGAGTGTATTCTTTTTTCACTTTGCAGTGAATATCGCGATGACGATTGGTTTCTTTCCTGTGATAGGAATACCACTACCATTTTTTAGCTATGGAGGATCATCTTTGTGGTCTTTCACAATTTTACTGTTCATCCTGATCAAATTGGACTCTCACCGCATGCAGATACTTATGCGATAG